A region from the Falco rusticolus isolate bFalRus1 chromosome 4, bFalRus1.pri, whole genome shotgun sequence genome encodes:
- the CAMKV gene encoding caM kinase-like vesicle-associated protein isoform X1 gives MWWLVVAREQKQPLYFVRFYSTSSPGPAMPFGCVTLGDKKDYNQPSEVTDRYDLGQVIKTEEFCEIFRAKEKTTGKLYTCKKFLKRDGRKVRKAAKNEIIILKMVKHPNILQLVDVYITRKEYFIFLELATGREVFDWILDQGYYSERDTSNVIRQVLEAVAYLHSLKIVHRNLKLENLVYYNRLKNSKIVISDFHLAKLENGLIKEPCGTPEYLAPEVVGRQRYGRPVDCWAIGVIMYILLSGNPPFYEEADEDDYENHDKNLFRKILAGDYEFDPPYWDDISQAAKELVTRLMEVEQDQRITAEEAISHEWISGNAASDKNIKDGVCAQIEKNFARAKWKKAVRVTTLMKRLRAPEQTETAPAPAPAAAAAAATDTAAPGTPPAAAQSPAPRPPPAATCNGDGAAAAEAPSEQAG, from the exons ATGTGGTGGCTTGTGGTAGCCAGGGAGCAAAAGCAGCCGCTGTACTTCGTCAGGTTTTACAGCACTAGCT caccgGGCCCTGCGATGCCGTTTGGCTGCGTGACACTGGGAGACAAGAAAGATTATAACCAGCCGTCTGAGGTGACCGACAGATATGACCTGGGCCAGGTCATCAAAAC GGAGGAGTTCTGTGAAATCTTCCGGGCCAAGGAGAAGACAACAGGGAAGCTGTACACCTGCAAGAAGTTTCTGAAGCGAGATGGGCGGAAAGTGCGGAAGGCGGCCAAAAATGAGATCATTATCCTCAAAAT GGTGAAGCACCCCAACATTCTACAGCTGGTGGACGTCTACATCACCCGCAAGGAGTATTTCATCTTCCTGGAGCT GGCCACTGGCCGGGAAGTCTTCGACTGGATCCTGGACCAGGGGTACTATTCGGAGAGGGACACCAGCAACGTCATCCGGCAGGTGCTGGAGGCGGTTGCCTACCTGCACTCACTCAAGATTGTCCACAGGAACCTCAAG CTGGAGAACCTGGTGTACTATAACCGCCTGAAGAACTCCAAGATCGTCATCAGCGACTTCCACCTGGCCAAGTTGGAGAATGGGCTCATCAAGGAGCCCTGTGGCACCCCTGAGTACCTGG CTCCGGAGGTGGTGGGGCGGCAGCGGTACGGGCGGCCAGTGGACTGCTGGGCCATCGGCGTCATCATGTACATCCT CCTCTCGGGGAACCCCCCCTTCTATGAGGAGGCAGACGAGGATGACTATGAGAACCATGACAAGAACCTCTTCCGCAAAATCCTGGCTGGGGACTACGAATTTGATCCGCCATACTGGGACGACATCTCGCAGGCAG ccaAGGAGCTGGTGACGCGCCTGATGGAGGTGGAGCAGGACCAGCGGATCACAGCGGAGGAGGCCATCTCCCACGAGTG GATCTCCGGCAACGCTGCCTCCGACAAGAACATCAAGGATGGTGTCTGTGCCCAGATCGAGAAGAACTTTGCCCGGGCCAAGTGGAAG AAAGCCGTGCGAGTGACGACGCTCATGAAACGCCTGCGGGCGCCCGAGCAGACGGAgacggccccggccccggcccccgccgccgccgccgccgccgccacggACACTGCGGCCCCCGGCacgccgcccgccgccgcgcagtccccggccccccgcccgccgcccgccgccacGTGTAATGGGGacggggccgccgccgccgaggcCCCCAGCGAGCAGGCCGGCTGA
- the CAMKV gene encoding caM kinase-like vesicle-associated protein isoform X2, which translates to MPFGCVTLGDKKDYNQPSEVTDRYDLGQVIKTEEFCEIFRAKEKTTGKLYTCKKFLKRDGRKVRKAAKNEIIILKMVKHPNILQLVDVYITRKEYFIFLELATGREVFDWILDQGYYSERDTSNVIRQVLEAVAYLHSLKIVHRNLKLENLVYYNRLKNSKIVISDFHLAKLENGLIKEPCGTPEYLAPEVVGRQRYGRPVDCWAIGVIMYILLSGNPPFYEEADEDDYENHDKNLFRKILAGDYEFDPPYWDDISQAAKELVTRLMEVEQDQRITAEEAISHEWISGNAASDKNIKDGVCAQIEKNFARAKWKKAVRVTTLMKRLRAPEQTETAPAPAPAAAAAAATDTAAPGTPPAAAQSPAPRPPPAATCNGDGAAAAEAPSEQAG; encoded by the exons ATGCCGTTTGGCTGCGTGACACTGGGAGACAAGAAAGATTATAACCAGCCGTCTGAGGTGACCGACAGATATGACCTGGGCCAGGTCATCAAAAC GGAGGAGTTCTGTGAAATCTTCCGGGCCAAGGAGAAGACAACAGGGAAGCTGTACACCTGCAAGAAGTTTCTGAAGCGAGATGGGCGGAAAGTGCGGAAGGCGGCCAAAAATGAGATCATTATCCTCAAAAT GGTGAAGCACCCCAACATTCTACAGCTGGTGGACGTCTACATCACCCGCAAGGAGTATTTCATCTTCCTGGAGCT GGCCACTGGCCGGGAAGTCTTCGACTGGATCCTGGACCAGGGGTACTATTCGGAGAGGGACACCAGCAACGTCATCCGGCAGGTGCTGGAGGCGGTTGCCTACCTGCACTCACTCAAGATTGTCCACAGGAACCTCAAG CTGGAGAACCTGGTGTACTATAACCGCCTGAAGAACTCCAAGATCGTCATCAGCGACTTCCACCTGGCCAAGTTGGAGAATGGGCTCATCAAGGAGCCCTGTGGCACCCCTGAGTACCTGG CTCCGGAGGTGGTGGGGCGGCAGCGGTACGGGCGGCCAGTGGACTGCTGGGCCATCGGCGTCATCATGTACATCCT CCTCTCGGGGAACCCCCCCTTCTATGAGGAGGCAGACGAGGATGACTATGAGAACCATGACAAGAACCTCTTCCGCAAAATCCTGGCTGGGGACTACGAATTTGATCCGCCATACTGGGACGACATCTCGCAGGCAG ccaAGGAGCTGGTGACGCGCCTGATGGAGGTGGAGCAGGACCAGCGGATCACAGCGGAGGAGGCCATCTCCCACGAGTG GATCTCCGGCAACGCTGCCTCCGACAAGAACATCAAGGATGGTGTCTGTGCCCAGATCGAGAAGAACTTTGCCCGGGCCAAGTGGAAG AAAGCCGTGCGAGTGACGACGCTCATGAAACGCCTGCGGGCGCCCGAGCAGACGGAgacggccccggccccggcccccgccgccgccgccgccgccgccacggACACTGCGGCCCCCGGCacgccgcccgccgccgcgcagtccccggccccccgcccgccgcccgccgccacGTGTAATGGGGacggggccgccgccgccgaggcCCCCAGCGAGCAGGCCGGCTGA